From a single Apium graveolens cultivar Ventura unplaced genomic scaffold, ASM990537v1 ctg8610, whole genome shotgun sequence genomic region:
- the LOC141705167 gene encoding uncharacterized protein LOC141705167, translating into MGSGTNLDNIIAAAHGFHKTKYNKKFNFDKYWNDLKRHPKWRQPKETNNGSAKRTKFSDFGNYSSLMNETPTDENVVESPVRPKGTKAAKRDGKKSAIKIYTTDENSDMSKEFIEEGSSTTTKRVICKDREAGHERLERDYFAQNPVYPLDTFRRRFRMGRHVFLRIVDALSNFDPYFQQKVDALERKGLSPLQNSPRPYACWHMELERMQLMIMCALPNSNEVQRLIKMGKARGFPGMMGSIDYMHLQWKNCPKAWKGMFMRGHKGVPTILLNVVASSDLWI; encoded by the exons ATGGGGAGTGGTACAAATTTGGACAACATAATTGCGGCAGCTCATGGTTTCCATAAAACTAAATACAATAAGAAGTTTAATTTTGACAAGTATTGGAATGATCTAAAGAGACATCCTAAATGGAGACAGCCTAAAGAGACAAATAATGGAAGTGCAAAGAGAACTAAATTTAGTGATTTTGGGAACTACTCATCATTGATGAATGAAACACCAACAGATGAGAATGTTGTTGAATCACCGGTTCGTCCTAAAGGTACAAAAGCAGCTAAAAGGGACGGGAAAAAAAG TGCAATCAAAATATATACTACGGATGAGAACTCTGATATGTCTAAAGAATTTATTGAAGAAGGCTCGTCAACCACGACTAAACGAGTGATATGCAAAGACCGTGAAGCGGGTCATGAACGATTGGAGAGAGATTATTTTGCTCAAAATCCAGTATACCCTCTAGATACATTCCGACGACGGTTTCGAATGGGAAGACACGTGTTCCTTCGAATTGTGGATGCTCTTTCAAATTTTGATCCATATTTTCAGCAGAAGGTTGATGCATTGGAAAGAAAGGGCCTATCACCTTTACAAAATTCACCGCGGCCATACGCATGTTGGCATATGGAATTGGAACGGATGCAGTTGATGATTATGTGTGCATTG CCAAACTCAAATGAGGTACAACGTCTCATAAAAATGGGAAAGGCTCGCGGTTTTCCCGGAATGATGGGGAGTATTGACTACATGCATTTGCAGTGGAAAAATTGCCCTAAAGCATGGAAAGGGATGTTCATGAGGGGTCATAAAGGAGTTCCAACAATATTGCTTAATGTTGTTGCCTCATCGGACCTATGGATATGA
- the LOC141705168 gene encoding uncharacterized protein LOC141705168 codes for MGYVRETIPRPQGEKRKLFSKYQEGHRKNVEMTFGVLQSQFAIVHDPTQFWDKEDLAKIMRACIILHNMIVEDERDTYATPFGALPSYDDATYDLTPPNLGEESLASNEMYIGRTIQLCNRQKHRQLQFDLVEHITMFHNND; via the coding sequence ATGGGCTACGTTCGTGAAACAATTCCACGCCCACAGGGTGAAAAGAGAAAATTGTTCTCCAAATATCAAGAAGGTCATCGAAAAAACGTAGAAATGACATTTGGCGTGTTGCAATCTCAATTTGCAATTGTACATGATCCAACACAATTTTGGGATAAAGAAGATCTCGCTAAAATAATGAGAGCGTGTATTATACTACATAATATGATCGTTGAGGATGAGAGAGACACATACGCCACTCCCTTTGGCGCTTTACCATCTTACGATGATGCAACATATGACTTAACGCCTCCAAACTTAGGCGAAGAATCTTTAGCCTCTAATGAAATGTATATCGGAAGGACTATCCAACTTTGTAACAGGCAGAAACACCGTCAACTACAATTCGATCTGGTTGAGCATATCACAATGTTCCATAATAATGATTAA